The following proteins are encoded in a genomic region of Arcobacter cloacae:
- a CDS encoding TIGR03915 family putative DNA repair protein produces the protein MILVYDGSFEGFLSLVYEVYYKKLKPIKINKTLPNEMIFEEILELKTSKDNAIKVLNAIKTKFPKELIQRILNIFMCDSKEFELYLLEYIIIGFKETKQLYNINNSCVFYLNSLEKELFRNVHKLTGFIRFEELEDGTLYAKVESKFNVLYFLGKHFLKRFNNQNFIIHDLNRKLAFVKIENDFSVQEVAFFDEPNYSSNEQKFQKLWKSFFSGVTIKERINPKLQTQMVPLLYRTYMSEFLD, from the coding sequence ATGATTTTAGTTTATGATGGAAGTTTTGAGGGATTTTTATCTTTGGTTTATGAGGTTTATTATAAAAAATTAAAACCTATAAAAATCAATAAAACTCTTCCAAATGAGATGATTTTTGAAGAGATTTTAGAACTAAAAACTTCAAAAGATAATGCTATAAAAGTCTTAAATGCCATAAAAACAAAATTTCCAAAAGAGTTAATCCAAAGAATTTTAAATATTTTTATGTGTGATTCAAAAGAGTTTGAACTCTATTTATTGGAGTATATTATTATTGGTTTCAAAGAGACAAAGCAGTTATACAACATCAATAACTCTTGTGTTTTTTATCTAAATTCCCTTGAAAAAGAGTTATTTAGAAATGTACATAAATTAACTGGATTTATAAGATTTGAAGAGTTAGAAGATGGAACTTTATATGCAAAAGTTGAGTCAAAATTTAATGTACTTTACTTTTTAGGAAAACACTTTTTAAAAAGATTTAACAATCAAAATTTCATAATTCACGACCTAAATAGAAAACTAGCTTTTGTGAAAATAGAAAATGATTTTTCAGTTCAAGAAGTTGCTTTTTTTGATGAACCAAATTATTCATCAAATGAACAAAAGTTTCAAAAACTTTGGAAAAGTTTTTTTAGTGGAGTTACCATAAAAGAAAGAATCAATCCAAAACTTCAAACCCAAATGGTTCCCCTACTTTATAGAACTTATATGAGTGAATTTCTTGATTAA
- a CDS encoding putative DNA modification/repair radical SAM protein, which translates to MKTDIYEKMEILSNSAKYDVSCSSSGVETSFKKGELGATHTSGICHTFTPDGRCVSLLKVLLTNICIYDCAYCINRISNDIPRAVFSPRELADITINFYKRNYIEGLFLSSGIVKNEDHTMTLILKALKILRYEYRFNGYIHVKLIPGCSMELVEQIVKLANRVSSNIELPSDKSLKLLAPNKTKEKVLQPLKFARDLSLAKEQKPIGMSTQLIVGATPESDRDILKLSSALYDKALLKRVYYSAYIPVNNDKNLPSIITKPPLLREHRLYQADWLLRFYDFSWDEIVTDEFPNLDEELDPKTFWALNNLKYFPMEINIASKEELLRIPGIGARGVMKILSARRFKKLTFDDLKKLKISIKKAKYFITCNKEFQRQVPFYRESLKLALTKPEPKKLIQPSLFDISSLTGEL; encoded by the coding sequence ATGAAAACAGATATTTATGAAAAAATGGAAATCCTTAGCAATAGTGCAAAATATGATGTCTCTTGCTCTTCAAGTGGAGTTGAAACAAGCTTCAAAAAAGGAGAACTAGGAGCAACTCACACAAGTGGAATTTGCCACACTTTCACACCTGATGGAAGATGTGTATCACTTCTAAAAGTATTACTTACAAATATTTGTATTTATGATTGTGCATATTGTATAAATCGTATTTCAAACGACATTCCAAGAGCTGTTTTTAGCCCAAGAGAATTAGCAGACATTACAATCAATTTTTATAAAAGAAACTATATAGAAGGTCTTTTTTTAAGCTCTGGAATTGTAAAAAACGAAGACCATACTATGACTTTGATTTTAAAAGCTTTAAAGATTTTACGATATGAATATAGATTTAATGGTTATATTCATGTGAAATTAATCCCTGGATGTTCTATGGAATTAGTTGAACAAATTGTAAAATTAGCAAATAGAGTAAGTTCAAATATAGAGCTTCCAAGTGATAAATCCCTAAAACTTCTAGCACCAAATAAAACAAAAGAAAAAGTTTTACAACCACTAAAATTTGCACGGGATTTAAGTCTAGCAAAGGAACAAAAACCAATAGGAATGAGTACGCAACTAATAGTTGGTGCAACACCTGAAAGTGATAGAGATATTTTAAAACTAAGCTCCGCTTTATACGATAAAGCGCTTTTAAAAAGGGTTTATTATAGTGCTTATATTCCAGTAAACAATGACAAAAATCTTCCCTCAATAATCACAAAACCTCCACTTTTAAGGGAACATCGACTTTATCAAGCTGATTGGTTGCTTAGATTTTATGACTTTTCTTGGGATGAAATAGTTACCGATGAGTTTCCAAATTTGGATGAAGAACTTGACCCAAAAACATTTTGGGCATTGAATAATCTAAAATATTTTCCTATGGAAATAAACATAGCTTCAAAAGAGGAATTATTAAGAATTCCAGGAATTGGAGCAAGGGGTGTTATGAAGATTTTAAGTGCTAGAAGATTTAAAAAACTCACTTTTGATGATTTAAAAAAACTAAAAATTTCAATCAAAAAAGCAAAATATTTTATCACTTGCAACAAAGAGTTTCAAAGACAAGTTCCATTTTATAGAGAAAGTCTAAAACTAGCACTTACAAAACCTGAACCAAAAAAACTAATCCAACCCTCTCTTTTTGATATTAGCTCACTTACGGGGGAATTATGA
- a CDS encoding cryptochrome/photolyase family protein, with the protein MKTFILYPNQLFKNLSNFVNKKVLLIEEPLFFSQYDFHIQKLVLHRASMKFYESYLKQNNILVEYFEDESYLEIYKNEEIFVYELFDNYLEKKVYKNFSNITTIKNPNFINPKDKNKFLHKFYINRRKELNIFMLNGKPLFDKYSFDEDNRKKLPKEIKIPPTLAFENEFVKEALIYCKKFKSVGVCENFYYPTTFDEASLQLDYFLKEKFENFGSFQDAITKDINQNFLFHSNISSSLNIGLLDLHELIEKIVNFDAPYNAKEGFIRQIIGWREFMLRVYEDDGILLRNSNFFEFTNSMPKKILEAKSGIKILDDTILKLNLTAYNHHIERLMILGNIFLLLEIKPNEVYEFFMKNYIDAYDWVMVGNVYGMSGFSDGGSITTKPYIASSNYLLKMSDYDKKEEWCKIIDALYWRFLYKYSFKFDKNPRMKMQIALLNKMPKEKLENHLKIANNFLEKLFITN; encoded by the coding sequence ATGAAAACATTTATCCTTTACCCAAACCAATTATTTAAAAACCTATCAAACTTTGTAAATAAAAAAGTTCTTTTAATAGAAGAACCTCTGTTTTTTAGCCAATATGATTTTCATATTCAAAAACTTGTTTTACATAGAGCTAGTATGAAGTTTTATGAGAGTTATTTGAAACAAAATAATATTTTAGTTGAGTATTTTGAAGATGAGAGTTATCTTGAAATTTATAAAAATGAAGAGATTTTTGTTTATGAACTTTTTGATAATTATTTGGAAAAAAAGGTTTATAAAAACTTTTCAAACATCACAACAATCAAAAATCCAAACTTTATAAACCCAAAAGATAAAAACAAGTTTTTGCACAAGTTTTATATAAATAGAAGAAAAGAGTTGAATATTTTCATGCTTAATGGAAAACCTCTTTTTGATAAATACAGTTTTGATGAGGATAATAGAAAAAAACTTCCAAAGGAGATAAAAATTCCCCCTACTTTAGCTTTTGAAAATGAGTTTGTAAAAGAGGCTTTGATTTACTGTAAAAAATTTAAAAGTGTTGGAGTTTGTGAGAACTTTTATTATCCTACAACTTTTGATGAAGCTTCTTTACAACTAGACTACTTTTTAAAAGAGAAATTTGAGAATTTTGGCTCTTTTCAAGATGCAATTACAAAAGATATAAATCAAAACTTTTTATTTCATTCAAATATTTCAAGTAGTTTAAATATTGGTTTACTTGATTTACATGAGTTAATAGAAAAAATAGTAAATTTTGATGCTCCTTACAATGCAAAAGAAGGTTTCATACGACAAATCATAGGTTGGCGTGAGTTTATGCTTCGAGTTTATGAAGATGATGGAATACTCTTACGAAACTCAAACTTTTTTGAGTTTACAAACTCTATGCCAAAAAAGATTTTAGAAGCTAAAAGTGGCATAAAAATCCTTGATGACACTATTTTAAAACTAAATCTTACAGCTTATAATCACCATATTGAAAGACTTATGATTTTAGGAAATATCTTTTTATTACTTGAAATCAAACCAAATGAGGTTTATGAGTTTTTTATGAAAAATTACATCGATGCTTACGATTGGGTGATGGTTGGAAATGTTTATGGAATGAGTGGTTTTAGTGATGGTGGAAGTATCACTACAAAACCTTATATTGCTAGTTCTAACTATCTTTTAAAGATGAGTGATTATGATAAAAAAGAAGAGTGGTGCAAGATTATAGATGCACTTTATTGGAGATTTTTATATAAGTATTCTTTTAAATTTGACAAAAATCCACGAATGAAAATGCAAATTGCACTTCTAAATAAAATGCCCAAAGAAAAGCTAGAAAATCATCTAAAAATCGCAAATAATTTTTTAGAAAAACTTTTCATTACAAATTGA
- a CDS encoding REP-associated tyrosine transposase, which translates to MGRSRYKIYEPTYPHFITCTILHWIPIFTRTETTNIIFDSLKFLQKEDNLKIYAYVILENHLHIIVSSDDVSKTIKKFKSFTAKEILKYLQNKNVKTILEQLAFYKKAHKTQTTYQLWQEGYQPKLIKDEKMMIETINYIHQNPVKRGYVDVAKHWRYSSARDYEDEKGLIDIERLF; encoded by the coding sequence ATGGGCAGAAGTAGATATAAAATATATGAACCAACATATCCACATTTTATAACTTGTACTATTTTACATTGGATACCAATATTTACAAGAACTGAAACAACCAATATTATATTTGATAGTTTAAAATTTCTTCAAAAAGAAGATAATCTAAAAATATATGCTTATGTAATTCTTGAAAATCATCTCCATATAATTGTGTCAAGTGATGATGTTTCAAAAACAATTAAAAAATTTAAATCCTTTACCGCAAAAGAGATATTAAAATATCTTCAAAATAAAAATGTAAAAACTATTTTAGAACAATTGGCTTTTTATAAAAAAGCACATAAAACTCAAACAACTTATCAACTTTGGCAAGAAGGATACCAACCAAAACTTATAAAAGATGAAAAAATGATGATAGAAACTATAAACTATATTCATCAAAATCCAGTAAAAAGAGGATATGTTGATGTTGCAAAACATTGGAGATATTCAAGTGCAAGGGATTATGAAGATGAAAAAGGTTTGATAGATATTGAGAGATTGTTTTAG
- a CDS encoding EAL domain-containing protein: MACKCKDIFSISEKKSKIHFITQITELVIKSSNLLKSLGFETSKIDGIVTIEEENPKLFFEENFDFFNTNFNDLEKDEIKIFIENEDNQLSLGTIFFAKPMNRYLHFIEDRNFFDILENSSLTAHFQPIIDINTNKIFAYEALTRGVLPNGELMYPDQLFKKSARNDMNFTLDRMCRETALKTTAVKKIDAKVFINFIPTSIYDPEFCLASTVKWAKQLDFDPKNIVFEVVETQNVKDKEHLKTILNYYRSKGFLIALDDVGEGYSSLNMIIDIKPDIIKVDRNIIENIDKDTMKQSIYRALRTICTENGIKLLAEGVETPYELEKVKEIGVDYAQGYYFAKPSAEIIRVI; this comes from the coding sequence ATGGCTTGTAAATGCAAAGATATATTTTCTATAAGTGAGAAAAAAAGCAAGATTCACTTCATAACTCAAATAACAGAGTTAGTGATAAAATCTTCAAATCTTCTAAAAAGTTTGGGGTTTGAAACTTCAAAAATAGATGGAATTGTAACTATTGAAGAAGAGAATCCAAAACTTTTTTTTGAGGAGAATTTTGATTTTTTCAATACAAATTTTAATGATTTAGAAAAAGATGAAATTAAAATCTTCATAGAAAATGAAGATAATCAACTCTCTTTAGGAACTATATTTTTTGCAAAACCAATGAACAGATATTTGCATTTTATAGAAGATAGAAACTTTTTTGATATTCTTGAAAATAGCAGTTTAACTGCTCACTTTCAACCAATAATTGATATAAACACAAATAAAATATTTGCTTATGAAGCCTTAACACGTGGAGTTTTACCAAATGGTGAGCTTATGTATCCAGACCAATTATTTAAAAAATCAGCAAGAAATGATATGAATTTTACCCTGGATAGAATGTGTAGAGAAACGGCACTTAAAACAACAGCTGTTAAAAAAATAGATGCAAAAGTTTTTATAAATTTTATTCCAACTTCTATTTATGACCCAGAATTTTGTCTAGCTTCAACTGTAAAATGGGCAAAACAGCTAGACTTTGACCCAAAAAATATAGTTTTTGAAGTAGTTGAAACACAAAATGTAAAAGATAAAGAACATTTAAAAACTATTTTAAATTACTATAGAAGTAAAGGTTTTTTAATTGCACTTGATGATGTTGGTGAGGGATACTCTTCACTTAATATGATTATAGATATAAAACCTGACATCATAAAAGTTGATAGAAATATCATAGAAAATATAGATAAAGATACTATGAAACAGTCTATTTATAGAGCTTTACGAACAATTTGTACTGAAAATGGTATAAAATTATTAGCTGAGGGGGTTGAAACTCCTTATGAACTTGAAAAAGTAAAAGAGATAGGTGTTGATTACGCACAAGGGTATTATTTTGCGAAACCTAGTGCTGAGATTATTAGGGTTATTTGA